In Acipenser ruthenus chromosome 1, fAciRut3.2 maternal haplotype, whole genome shotgun sequence, the genomic stretch GATGCTGGATGGGTTATATTTATATTACACAGGGAAGATAATGATTTCAGCTGACAGTATATGGCTACGTGAAAGCTGTTCACATTTTATGTTCACATAATTAAgtcttgttattttgtttgttttttttcttcctaggCTGTGTTCACAGATCTGGAAATTCTTGCTGCCATTTTTGCCAGTGCTATTCATGACGTAGATCACCCAGGAGTATCCAACCAGTTCCTTATTAGCACCAGTGAGTGAGCTTTTGTTCTGCAAGAAAATGTTCTTTACATTCAGTAATAGATCATCTGTCAGTGTTAAACAAATTAACATAAGACTTTAAAATAAGACATTTTGGGACAGCTGTATTTGAATTTGATAGTATGTAGTAGCGATATTCATAAATCCTTCATAAAGGATACATACATGTAGAGTAACATTGTGTACCTTCATGCGTAACCCTTCATAATCAATTTGAAATCTAACATCGCATGCAGTCTCAACTTGATGGCTACCCATCTTAGAAATGCACTGAAGCAAATGTTACTACACCATGTTATGAATACTTAAATGCATGTTATGTCGGTTTTCAAAGAGATCATGCAATTGGTTATACAATAATATGTAGACTTTTGTTATGAGTCCTACATAGGGCCTGATTCAATTCACTTTCTAGCTGGAAAAAGCATTTTAAGAGAATACAAATCCATGCAATAACCTGAGCAAATGTGgagccatttttttaaaattttgactcGATTAGCACAACTGATGAATGAATattctgtatttttaaaaaagcttcaCAATTGTTAGCTTGTTTTATGAATGTCTATATCCTAATATCTTTTTCCAGCTAAATGTTTATTGAATTGAGCCCATTGTGTCcaatacaaataatgtatgaccaaatacattttacagaataCAGTCTGTAACAGTGTGTTTATAAACTTGGAAATGTCTGCTTCAACTTTGGAGTTCCTATGAGGCAATGGATTCCCCCAACCTTAGATTTCCTGAGTGTTAACCCTGGGACTACCCTGCAATAAATTGCTGTTAGATGACTCATCAGCTTCAAAACAAAGGGCTTCCAGCAATTTGTATGGACTGCTGGGCTGGAATAAGTGCACTTGAATGACAGACAAAGGGAAAGGGATCAAAGGACACTCATATTTGCAGCTGCCTTGATCatctgaaaaacagaaacaagaacaTTTTTAAGAATGTTAAGAGTGAAACAATAAACACGAAATAGATTGGAATGTACAGTTACATCAGTGTTAAAAAATGGTAGGTTCTATTGAAACGACCTTATAAAAACTGGGGTAAAGCAATGTTTAAAAGTGAACTGCTATACGGTCGTTCAAATATTTTCCTTCTAAATAAAGCTAAGGTAATagtattacaaaaatacatataatgtAAGAAATATTTTTCGCTAAAGATGAACTAATTTGTTTACATGATTTTCCCTTTTTATAACTggtatattataataaaaatgGAATAATTTGATATTGAAAATAAGTTAAAACACATATAATGAAGCCAGAGCAAATCAATATTCTTATGAATCTcttttgtgcatttttaaaaaggaatttatTGACACAATTTTCAATGAATTGTATTCCGGTGAAGTTAACATAGTATCTTAAAATTGTCTAATCCTTCACTGTACATATATGTGCCAGTATTTCCACAGTCGCTCAGAATTGTTCCAGTTATGTAATTAAAAAGACAGAAGCTGTATCTCCACAGCAGTAAAAGCTGTCATTGTTCTGTGCAAGAAAAGGAGGCAGCAGTGGAGAGCTCAGTGTATTGCTAAACACTGCTGTGTGGAGCTGTAGCAGCAGACAGCTCCCGTCAGCCATCTTAGAATATTATACTTACGGCTACCTCAGAAAGAAAGGAATGTATCATACATGTGCATATTGGGCAGCTTTTATTAAGAATACTAGTGGAAATAAGgttttattttagtacagtaaACCTGTTATATAAACCTGTTATACAGTACTGTTATTACCTACAGTTATATTATAACACTGTACACTGTAGTAAAACTAGATGTttaagaatgaaaaataaatcatatggcttggttttaaacacatttttttagacGCACAAAAAACATGTGTCACCAAAATCAACATTGCattataaagtatatatatatactaaagtTTATATTTAATCTGTTGTATAGGATTTTTGTTTAACTTCTGCCATTATTTACCATCATCTTTTATTAATTAACAATCACCATTTCATTAATTATTGTGCGCCAGATGTGTGTCTAGTCATATGTCTGCTGGTTTTCTTTTCtggtacaacattttttttgtcaCAGTCTCTGTAGAATAGTGCTGTTCCGCCTTTGAACGCTTTCTTGGACATTTCAATAAAGCTGATCCCTGTCTCCGTGCTGCTTTCAGACTCTGAGCTTGCCTTGATGTACAATGACTCATCGGTGCTGGAGAATCATCATTTGGCTGTGGGCTTCAAGCTGCTGCAGGATGAGAACTGTGACATTTTCCAGAATTTGACCAAAAAACAGAGACAATCACTGAGGAAAATGGTCATTGACATTGTAAGTAGATGCAGGCTTGTGGATATTTAGCAAGACAAACTACGGCCCACGAGGAGTTGCTGTttccaacagcaaaaaaaaaaaaagcatatttcatTCATTAGACGTTGGCCTTTTGAATAATCAAAATTCATATTGCCATATATTCCTCATTTCTGCCATTGATTCATTCCATTTTGAATTACTCATGTGTATCTTTCTATAGAACTGCTTTTTTACTTTAGACTTGACATGGCTTAGGAGGCAGAGCGAGGGCCGCAGCCTTCCAAATGAATGATAGCTCATATTTATACCTGGTCTGATTTATCACATTTGTTGCTGCCCACATCCTTCCCTTCTGGGCTTCACCTCTGTGATGTTGCTGCCATCAGGACAGAGGGTGCCCCCCCAGGCCACATCCGTCCCTCTTTGAAGCTATTGCTTCAGTCTAGTCAATACATTTGAGGAAGACCTTATGCATATTTTTCTCTCCTAGGTTCTTGCAACAGATATGTCCAAACACATGAATTTGTTGGCAGACTTGAAAACTATGGTGGAAACCAAAAAAGTTACCAGCTCTGGAGTTCTCCTTTTGGACAATTACTCAGATAGGATACAGGTAAgagttttttttgtctgtttgtttgtttgtttgtttgtttaatgagctttaatgcttttcaaatgttatatttattatgTATGTAAGTTTTTGTTTAATAATGCATAAGAAATACAAACTGGTCAATAGCCTTTTACCTGTTGGCATATGcaatcaaaaaatatatacataattatGATGATCTATATGACTATATTTCGGTTTTGTGTTAGTAAGTATATAACTtctgtaaaatatattatttttccattGTTCACAATGGGACAGTGTTAAGCTTTAGGTTTCAAAGCCACTCAGATGAGTGCACAGGAGAGAGCTTTATGTCTGccaaaataaacatgacaaaatAATGCTGTACACAGTACGGACGCAGTAATGTTACAGTGAAGTCCTTCAACAGGACAATTAATTAGTACTGCAAAACACTGCAGTAAATGTAGGGGTAACAGAAAATACTAGAGAAATATATAGAACACTGAAACCCTAAACAATTAAACTACTTTGAGACATCAACCACTAAACCCATTATTTGCTTTGTTACTACTCGTTATCGCTTAATTACTTATGTTATGCATTGTAAACACTATTGTAGAAAAGCAGAATTTAATCACACTGTTTCTTAATGTTTGTTTTACCTTTGTTGTGTGAGTTGGTCTCTAGATTGTAATTCTTTTTCAATCTggcaatttaattattattattattattattattattattattattattattattattattattattattattattattattattattattttactctgTTAGTGTACCAGCTGTCTTATTCTGCAGTCTTAGCTTTGTATAACAACATTGTATTTGAAGTAGATATTTCACACTGATTGTTTAATTAACAAGAACATGATCTATGCTTCTCATGAACACTAAGAATTTGTTTTGGTGTTAATTGTGTAGGTTCTACAAAACATGGTCCACTGCGCAGATTTAAGTAATCCCACCAAGCCTCTCCAGGTGTACCGGGAATGGACAAACAGAATAATGGAGGAGTTCTTTAGTCAAGGAGAccgggagagggagagaggcatgGAGATCAGCCCCATGTGTGACAAGCACAACGCATCGGTCGAAAAATCACAGGTAAGCACGTGCTGTTTTTGCAACGGAAAATGTGATATTTTAGCATTAAACAGCCTctcagtttccttttttttagttcatgcagctatggccaaaagtgtggcattaccctatagaattaacacactttgcttcataaagtcaaattaaacctgctgaataatgttaagttaaaatattgagttactactctttgtagttttccatatacttaacgaaaaactggcaaaaattgaaaaacgtgacgtttcaaaatctaacatgaaatactgtactactattagaCTCTGGTAGGCTTTTGCGATATACTgtacttttgtagtttctttgattacatggtgttaaataaaatatctacatttctgttgatatagttaaaaaaaataaaaaataaaaacctctcaatcctaaaattctaggtgatgcatagCTGTACATTTTGAAACGGGAAATGACTTAATTTGTGAAGGACATGAGTAAAAGGAACCATTTACATTACTGTGATTTTTTACTGTCACTAGATTATAACTCATAGGACCAGCCTGACGATTTATAAATCAGCTGACAACCTCTAATACTTACTTGATGTACAATGTTTTCCAGAAATTATAAAAAGTACATTATTGTAGATTTAGATTCAGaagaagcaaaataaataaattaataaataaataaatagcaggcatatatttaaattgcatatatttaaatattaaatctcaTAAGAAAAATGAACAGGGCCCATTACCTAAAAGATTAAATAAAGAACGAAAAAACACCTCAAGAAGTAACAGGAATTCAAATATAATTACATGAGTAACAATTTCATATATCAATTCATGCTAAATTCTACACTACAATAAATGTTTAATGTCCACATTAAAGTGTgagcaaaacaacaacacagcttctttcttttggttttaggTGGGGTTCATAGACTACATCGTTCATCCTCTCTGGGAAACGTGGGCAGACCTGGTCCACCCGGATGCACAAGACATCTTAGACACACTAGAGGACAATCGCGAGTGGTATCAGAGCACAATCCCGCAGAGCCCCTCCCCAGCCCCGGGTGAGCAGGAGGACAGCCGGCAGGGGCAGGCTGATAAATTCCAATTTGAACTGACGCTGGAGGAGGACGGCGAGTCGGACACGGAGAAGGACAGCGGCAGCCAAgctgaagaggaagaggaggaggaggaggaggaggaagaggataaCAGCTATAGTGACTCTAAAACCCTTTGCACTCAGGACTCTGAGTCCACGGAAATCCCACTAGATGAACAGGTGggtgaggaagaggaagaggaggaggaggaggtctcTGTGGAACCCTGCAATGTAGAGGAGGAAGAACAGCCTGCCGACACATAACAATGTAGacagcattaaataataatgaaattattaataataagaataaataataataattaaaataataataataaaagttccaAAGCGCACATGTTGCACATCACGACCTTGTCCACTCCTCACTCCCACCGGGCTGGACAGAGTAGATCAGAGACTGCTGGTAGTTCTATAACTTTGCACTCAGGAATATTGTGTCAGAATTTCAAGCTTATTGGAGCAACACGTCAGTTGATGACATTCAACTCTCGGGTTCAGACGTTTTGAGGCTGGAGTGGGTTATTTTATTCTAGCAAACAGAAACTATTCCAGAATAATTGTAGTGGATTGTAACtcgcctgaaaaagaaagaaaagaatgaaagggtttgtttttgtgtaactGGAGAAATGTGTACAACACTAGTCTGGATGACATCCTACCAGGACTCTTTCATGGAAGAAATAACAAGACAATGTGAAAAGTGCAGTGTTGGAGGAAAATAGCAACTTACCAACAAAATACCACGAGGAATATGTTGTGTGGATTAAACGAGACAATTTTCTAAATTTCAAGTCTTCCTTGAaaactgactgaaaaaaaaatgcagcttttGGGCTGTTTTGACCTCTTGAGTTTTTGTATTGTATGTAAAATGGAGATATTTTGTagattttactttttaattataACAAATGTAtggaaatattatatttaaaataatattttaaaagtttcatctgctattgcatttttttttcttttcgcagCAAGTAACTTGCAAGTTTGCTGTACAAATCCAAGCACTATGTGGTGTTTTTttggttatttgttttgttttgttttgtttttgctttgtgtgAATATAAAGCATAATCCCCAGgcactttttattattactataattatgTTTAACATCCAGCATACTTTTGGTGCagacaactatatattttttaacacaggTGTCCATGTGTCTTTATATATAGTGCTAAAATTTCCACTGAATTAATTACATTGCCTATGAAAAAAGGCCAGTTAAACAATAGCGACTGTATGGATCCATTATAGTTACATTGTAATGTAATTCCAGTAATCAGCAAATGTCCCGGAAAAGAGCATACAACACCTCTGTTCTGCTTTATTCTGTATGAAAATGTAgactaaataatataaaaactaaTATGTAAATCATCTGTGAATACTGCTGTGCGAAGGTTTTAACAATTCAGCATAGTGTATTTATGTCTGTTAAATATTGCAGTTGTGACAGGGAGGGGTCTACTTTAATAGATTTAAGAGTGGTGATGCTTAGATCCAGTGCCATGCCATTGTAGTATGCTTTACAGCTTGGGTTGAATTGGGAAGAAAACTGTCTGcactaaaaaaaaggaaatgctgTTTTTATCCATGTCCTAATTAGAAGGAGCATCAACACAAGACAATCAGCTGCATAATGGTAGAGCCTCAGGAGTCAGAGCTAAATACATGCACTGAAGAGTTCACAATGCTTTTTCTTGCCAAAACTGTGCACTGCATTTGGAGCTGCATACTGGTTCTTATAATACAGTTAAAAAAGTGActtgttttcttcatttttttaaagctttttttttttgccatattAAAATATCTGTAGAACGTAACAGTAGCATTCACAGCTGTACATTTTAGCTTGCAAGTTACTATAcccacatattttattttttttatttttttttggttatggTGAGAGTCTGTAGatagaacaaaagaaaaacttgAATGGATCTGGGTTTATTGAGCGCTTAAAGAAAAAGAGgttcttttaaatgcattgtttaaatattttattattttgtgccatgcctttttttttttctcaccagaTGCCCTTACCTGTAATACAGTCTCGTTTGTCTCTGTTTACAACCATGTATTTATTGTGCTGTACATACtataatgtttattgtaaattatCGATTATTATTATATCATCCCTTATGGGGGTGGTGTTGCTGTATTTGGAAACTCTTGGTGAGAGAATGATTATTATATATACTTATTCAATGTAAATGTATCTTCTGTAATACAATATGTCACCTTAGAGCTTGTTTATGGAGAACTGGGGAAAGCCAAACCAGATTTTAAAAAGCCGCAGGTCTTTGGTCCCAGGGCTGTGCCTTAacttttaaacaatgtattttttaaatttatttttatttttctcttctgtTGTGCTGTATTAGGATGTTATGTGACTGTGTGGCTAGGGCTGGGCATTTTAACATAAAACAGATGCCTTAGGCAATTAAAGCTTTATGTTATGCTATTAAGACCTAAtcccatttttttaaaacccatctTGTGCAGCTTTATTtctgttgaaatgtttaaaaaataacacaacactaTTATGGTCACTAAGAGTGCACAGTGCCCATGTTTAACTATAtctaatattttaatgcaatACTATAAGAATCCCatttttaaacttacaaaatgttcagttctgtacagtagtagtagtgtattttttattcaatCTGATACAACTTTTTACAAGTAAGAAATTCAGGTACTCAGATTACTATTCTGTAATCTACCTTTGCCCAGCCCAGTAAATGTTTGCTTGTTTAGAgaacaagttatttatttttcttttttcttttcttttaaacagaGCCTCCTTTTTGACACACATACTGTAGATTCTAGCAGCCCTGGCCCAAAGGAATTGGTcgcttttgtttttaaactgtataaAAGGGATACATTAACTGTAACTACAAAGACTCCTGAACAACTATTATTTTTTCTATTGGTTATGTCTTTAGAATGCCAACTTGTCTGGAGGTTTCACAAGACAATTATTTTACTGGATTCATTATCTCTTACAGTCTATGGGATAGTACTGTAGGTCATGCTCAGAACCttcattgaaaacatttttttatatgcaacagatgaaataaaagcatgggtTGATTCTGCCTAaatcctggtttctgtgttgttgttgttatttttttttgttttgttttgtttctgtaaaataCTGATTTCACATTCATATAGACTGGCTTGGTTGCCATGGTAATCCAGAATGGCACAAGGTTTAACaatgttctggagggatacatgATTATTGCAATTCCTTGTTTGCTGGTTTCCCAGATGCCCCATTGAATAGGCTGCACCTAGAACAACATGCTGCAGCAAGAATGCACACATATTTCCCCAGTTTAAAGGTCACTACGTTGGCTTCCTTGATTTTAAAACACTGCTTCGCTTACTGTATAAGGCTATTCATGGTTCTGGCCCTGCCTGCCTGCGTGAGTTACCTAATCCCTAAAAGATAGCTCATAATTTGAGCTCTGCCAGTGATGGCCTCAAACTGGATTACAAGCCTATGGTCTTTTAGTTCTGGAGGTCTTTCACTTTGGAACTCTTTTCCAGGGTGTATCCGGAATGCTGATTCAATCAGTATTAAGATTAAAACATATTTCCTGGATTTAGCATTTCACTGGCGAGCAGTGTGGAACTCTTTTGGCTTGCTGAATATTTTTGTAAAGCGCACTGGGATGCTTATACATGAAGGACGTCATATAAATGAaattggtatggtatggtatgccAATAACCTTAAAAGTTGGAAAAATGATTAGCACTTCTGAAACATCACCCGTCAGATTCCTAAGGCTCGAGATATTCGAGACACTCTAGGCAGCAGTTCTTCACATGTGCTGAAATCATCAGGGTGGACAGAGAGGGTCAGGGATACagcatttgaataaaaaatatcagATTTTTAATAATCAGATTTATCATCATTTTCAAAATCTATATTTATGTGTATGCTGTGTTCCCTTGTTAATATAGTAGGAATGTAATATGGTTTGCAGtgacaaaaaacaaattatataaaaaagcatCAGTTATATACTGCACTGTAAATGTGTGATATGAGTAATTTTCACATCCCCCCATATGTTCACAGCAGCATACACTGAGCAGTTTGAAAAGTGAACTAAAAAACCCTATGTATAAGCTACAGTATAAGAAGCCTATTTATTAACCCCTTTGTCCATCTTTCTCAGAGTGATGGagagatgtttttgttttgtttttgttttcattttatgcagtGTTAGCAACTAATTCCACAGGGTTTCACATCATAGTGTtacttgctgtttaaaaaaacttCTAGAAGAATAGTCCTAGGGCTAGTGGAcgtaattaaacattttaaaaaatacacaaacgCTAGAAGTCTAAAAAGTTTGATGAAAATCATcctctttttatttcatttgttttgtttttatttgttttgactgACATCAGTGTTACTCTTACAGGGAGTCTGTTCATAAACATACAAAACACTGCACTCTTACATTAGGAATACTGTGGCAATACCCTAGACTTACCATGACGTTTAGTCCTGAAGAGTCACAGATGTTTGTCTCCATGTTACAGTGCGGGGCTCCTAAAGGAAGTGTTTCAAC encodes the following:
- the LOC117425413 gene encoding cAMP-specific 3',5'-cyclic phosphodiesterase 4D-like isoform X10; this translates as MPEANYLLSVSWGYIKFKRMLNRELTHLSEMSRSGNQVSEFISSTFLEKQHEVDMPSPAQKEKDKKKKPMSQISGVKKLMHSTSLTNSNIPRFGVKTEMEDSLAAELEDVNKWGLNAFKVAEFSGNRPLTVMMHTIFQERDLLKTFKIPLDTFITYLMTLEDHYHADVAYHNNIHAADVAQSTHVLLSTPALEAVFTDLEILAAIFASAIHDVDHPGVSNQFLISTNSELALMYNDSSVLENHHLAVGFKLLQDENCDIFQNLTKKQRQSLRKMVIDIVLATDMSKHMNLLADLKTMVETKKVTSSGVLLLDNYSDRIQVLQNMVHCADLSNPTKPLQVYREWTNRIMEEFFSQGDRERERGMEISPMCDKHNASVEKSQVGFIDYIVHPLWETWADLVHPDAQDILDTLEDNREWYQSTIPQSPSPAPGEQEDSRQGQADKFQFELTLEEDGESDTEKDSGSQAEEEEEEEEEEEEDNSYSDSKTLCTQDSESTEIPLDEQVGEEEEEEEEEVSVEPCNVEEEEQPADT